The Psilocybe cubensis strain MGC-MH-2018 chromosome 7, whole genome shotgun sequence genome has a window encoding:
- a CDS encoding GATA-type transcription factor sreA, protein MSPVVLESPALNLHNTNMSTMARIQQQFTQNGGATSEAGPGQSSSSPNGQSGQEEFNFSANVITPSRTSCSNCGVTDSPLWRRDPSGNTVCNACDPACQFCFGC, encoded by the exons ATGTCCCCCGTCGTGCTCGAATCTCCAGCATTGAATTTGCACAACACCAACATGTCTACCATGGCACGGATACAGCAGCAGTTCACACAGAATGGCGGTGCTACGTCAGAGGCCGGTCCCGGCCAGAGTAGCAGCAGTCCAAACGGCCAGA GTGGCCAAGAAGAGTTCAACTTCTCCGCGAATGTCATTACACCGTCGCGCACGAGCTGCTCCAACTGCGGTGTCACCGACAGCCCTCTATGGAGGCGCGATCCCTCAGGAAACACCGTCTGCAATGCGTGTG ACCCTGCCTGTCAGTTCTGCTTTGGGTGTTAG